TGGCGATGACGCGTGTCCCGACGGCTCTGGCCATTTGCACGACCATCGAACCGACGCCACCGCTGCCGCCGTTGACGAAAATTGTCTCGCCTTTCTGCAGCCGGGCGTCTCGTGACAGGCCCAGGCACGCCGTGATGCCGACAAGCGCGACGGCAGCGGCCTGTTCGTCAGAAACGCCTCCGGGTGTCGGATAAAGCCAGCACTCGTCCACGGCGCAGAACTCCGCGAACGTGCCCTGGCGGCCAAGCAATCCCTGATTGCTGCCCCAGACGCGGTCCCCGGGTTCAAAGCGCGTCACCTGAGGGCCCACTTCGACGACGGTACCCGCCAGGTCGCAGCCGACGATGAACGGGAACGGAAGCGGCATCTGGACGAGGCCGCTGCGAATGTATGTGTCCACGGGATTCACCGAAACCGCGCCGACCTTGACGAGGCATTGTGTCGCGCCGGGCTTTGGCGCGGCCAATTCCCCGTAAACGATTTTTTCCGGCGGTCCGGTTTGTTGGATATAGGCGGCTTTCATTTGTCCTTCCTGCACGGCGATTCTATCGCTCTCATCGCAGCGGCTGCAAGCTTTGCCCGTTATCCGTGTGCCTGCAAACGCACAACCGTGTGCGGCGGGACGCACATGGCGGATCGCGGCAGCCGCGATATGATCGCCGCCAATCCAAACGCAATGCATACAGAGCATGGACTCGCGGCGGAGCGCGCAAAACAGATCGGATGATTCGAAACCCACGGCCCGGCCGACGACCTGAACGTCTCCCACTGCATGAAAGCCACCTTGCTATTCCTCTTGTATTTGATGGCGTCGGCCGTGTACGGGCGCGGACTGGCAGCGACGATCACGGTGACCTCCACGAACGACAGTGGCCCCGGCTCGCTGCGGGCGGCGATCGCCACTGCAGCTTCCGGCGACACGATTAACTTTGCGGTTGCAGGAGCCATCGTCCTGACTACCGGCGAATTGTTGGTGGACAAGCCGCTAAAAATTGTTGGCCCGGGCGCCACCAATCTTGTGGTGCAACGTAGCGAAGCCCCGGGAACGCCCGAATTCCGAGTCTTTCACGTTGAGGGAACCTCGCCAGTAATCATTTCCGGTCTGACCATCGGCAACGGACTTGTTGGCGCGACGTACGCCAATGGTGGAGGCGTCTTGAACGAAGGGTTTCTTACGCTGAATGATTGTGTGGTCGGCGGCAATCGCGCCACAGGCGAATACAGCCGGGGCGTCGGAATCTATAGCAGTTATGGTCAAAGCCTGACGGTCAGCAACTGTCTTTTCACCGGAAACGTGGCAACGGGTCTCTACGGAGAAGGCGGTGGCATCTACGCCCTCGGCAAGCTGACCGTGGTTCGCTGTCAGTTCGTGGACAATACTGCGTCAGACGAGGGCGCCGGATTGGATATCGACATGTTTTGCGTCGCCAACATCAGCGACAGCAGTTTTGCCGACAACAAACTCACGGGGGATTCCGGACGCGGCGCGGGTATCTGTAACCACGGAAACATGAACATTCGCTCCAGTACAATCAGCGGCAATACTGCTTCCGGCAACTACGGCGAAGGAGGCGGCATTTACAATTACGGAGAAGTGGTAAGTGTTATCAACTGCACTTTCAGCGGCAATTCCGCGACCGGCTTCTACAGCCGGGGGGGTGGCATCCACAACGACGCGCTTTTCCGGGAATTCTCGATGAATAATTGCACGATCAGCGGCAACTCCGCTCCGGAAGGCAGCGGCATTTACAATGCCGGAAGTCGTCCGGGTCCCGTGGGATTGTTTGCCCTCCGCAACAGTATTGCCGCCGGAAACACCGGGGGCGCTGACGTGGAAAGTCCCGGCACCTTCAGGTCCCTCGGGGGCAACCTGGTGGGAACGACCAACGGTGTTACTTTCATTTTTCAGGCCAGTGATCGCGTGAACATCACGGCTGCAGCGTTGAAACTGGGTCCCCTGGCCGACAACGGCGGACCCACGTTGACGCGAGGTTTGCGGTCCGGGAGTCCGGCCATCGACGCCCTCCAGTTCGATTACCCGCAGACAGATCAACGCGGAGTGAGACGGCCGGTCGGCCTGCGAGGAGACATCGGCGCCTTCGAAGGCGTGCTCACCAACACACCGCCGACGATCACCTGTCCCCCATCCTCCTTGCTCGAATGTTCCAATGGTGTTGCCGCGACAATTTCCGTGAATGTTTCGGACGCGGACGGCGATGCCCTGACCGTCGTGTGGAAAGTGGATGGAGTCGCCTACCAGACGAACAGCGTGCCTGCTGGAACGCCCACAAACTCCACAAGCGTCGAATTCACCGCAAGCTTCGAATCTGGTGAACACGATGTTCTGGTCACCGTAACCGACGGCGAGTCCGAACCGGCAAACTGTTCGACCGTCGTCACCGTGCATGACACGACCCCGCCAACCGTCCGCCGGGCTGTGGCCATGCCGGACGTCCTCTGGCCGCCGAACGGCCGTCTGGTGCCCGTGCGAATCATTGTCCAGGCGAGCGACAATTGTGGCCCGGTTCATTGCAGAATCAAGTCGGTCAGGAGCAACGAGGCGGTTCATGAACACGGTCGCGGCGATAAATCGCCCGACTGGATCATCACCGGCGAACTTGCTTTGAGGCTGCGCGCAGAGCGGTCAGGCAATGGCCGCGGACGCATCTATACCATCACGGTCGAATGCGAGGACGTGGCTGGCAACAAAACTTTGCACGACGTGACGGTCACCGTGCCGCACAACCACGTCGAGGGCGATGACGGGCGCAAATGATTCGGTACAGTTGGGGAAACGGTAAGTTGAAGGGACGCCGGGTGGCGTCCCTTCCCGCTTTGGAGGGCCGTCCGCGACCGGCTTGAGCGGATGTTACGCCCTGTCCCGCACGTGGACCCAGGTGTGGACGTGCGGCGCGCCACGAAAATACCAGACCATGGCCGGGCCTTCGATCTGCCAGATGTCCCACACGCCGTCGTTGCCAATGTCCTCGTGCTTGTAAAATGACATGTGGAGCTTGTCGAAGCCGTTTTTCTCCACCAGCTTCAACGCCTCCTCGGCATCGCGCTTGCGGAACGGCGCGAGCACGTCGGCCATGACCTGGCGCACGAGTTCCTTCTGATCGCGCGACAACGCGGCGATCGGAATTCCCGGCAGGTCTGATTTGCCGGTGAGCCTGACTGTGTCAGTGCCTTTCTCTTCGCGCGGCTCGTCGAGCAACGCCATCTCACGCTGTTTGCCGTCGAGCATCTTGAACACTTCGTTGGCCCGCCTGGCCTGATACCAATAGACATTGCCGGGGTGGTCGGCCGGTTCGTAAAAGCTCTTCGCCGCATGCCCGTAAAAGATCGGCCCGCCGAACGCCTCGCCCTCGACTGAATCACCGTCACAGCGACGCGTGACGTGCCGCCCGGCCAGAACGAATTCGAATTTGCCCGTGCCGGGTTCGCCGAACAGCGCGATGGAGGAGCCGCCAAAACCTTCCTTGCCGCCGTCGTGTTCCACCTGCTGCACCACCCTCTCCGCGTATTCCGGACTATGCAGGCCGACGAAGATCTCGCGGATCATGGCCTGCTGATCTTTCGTGAAAAACCCGGAAATCTTTTTGTCCGTGATCATCCAGTTGTTATCAACCTTGGAGCGAAGCGGATGGTCGAACGGGAAACAAATC
This genomic stretch from Candidatus Angelobacter sp. harbors:
- a CDS encoding alcohol dehydrogenase catalytic domain-containing protein — protein: MKAAYIQQTGPPEKIVYGELAAPKPGATQCLVKVGAVSVNPVDTYIRSGLVQMPLPFPFIVGCDLAGTVVEVGPQVTRFEPGDRVWGSNQGLLGRQGTFAEFCAVDECWLYPTPGGVSDEQAAAVALVGITACLGLSRDARLQKGETIFVNGGSGGVGSMVVQMARAVGTRVIA
- a CDS encoding choice-of-anchor Q domain-containing protein, producing MKATLLFLLYLMASAVYGRGLAATITVTSTNDSGPGSLRAAIATAASGDTINFAVAGAIVLTTGELLVDKPLKIVGPGATNLVVQRSEAPGTPEFRVFHVEGTSPVIISGLTIGNGLVGATYANGGGVLNEGFLTLNDCVVGGNRATGEYSRGVGIYSSYGQSLTVSNCLFTGNVATGLYGEGGGIYALGKLTVVRCQFVDNTASDEGAGLDIDMFCVANISDSSFADNKLTGDSGRGAGICNHGNMNIRSSTISGNTASGNYGEGGGIYNYGEVVSVINCTFSGNSATGFYSRGGGIHNDALFREFSMNNCTISGNSAPEGSGIYNAGSRPGPVGLFALRNSIAAGNTGGADVESPGTFRSLGGNLVGTTNGVTFIFQASDRVNITAAALKLGPLADNGGPTLTRGLRSGSPAIDALQFDYPQTDQRGVRRPVGLRGDIGAFEGVLTNTPPTITCPPSSLLECSNGVAATISVNVSDADGDALTVVWKVDGVAYQTNSVPAGTPTNSTSVEFTASFESGEHDVLVTVTDGESEPANCSTVVTVHDTTPPTVRRAVAMPDVLWPPNGRLVPVRIIVQASDNCGPVHCRIKSVRSNEAVHEHGRGDKSPDWIITGELALRLRAERSGNGRGRIYTITVECEDVAGNKTLHDVTVTVPHNHVEGDDGRK
- a CDS encoding DUF3500 domain-containing protein, coding for MSTQFSLHDDCGCCSQITRRTFLKTSVAGAAVAAAGPLTALAVSHAGKTAAKTATSETLVATLYRSLNDEQKKSICFPFDHPLRSKVDNNWMITDKKISGFFTKDQQAMIREIFVGLHSPEYAERVVQQVEHDGGKEGFGGSSIALFGEPGTGKFEFVLAGRHVTRRCDGDSVEGEAFGGPIFYGHAAKSFYEPADHPGNVYWYQARRANEVFKMLDGKQREMALLDEPREEKGTDTVRLTGKSDLPGIPIAALSRDQKELVRQVMADVLAPFRKRDAEEALKLVEKNGFDKLHMSFYKHEDIGNDGVWDIWQIEGPAMVWYFRGAPHVHTWVHVRDRA